A window of Tautonia plasticadhaerens contains these coding sequences:
- a CDS encoding alpha/beta fold hydrolase has product MGPAPTFVLKAALLIGGLHSPPDIGPMNFQGWFEEASRGRLEIPEPVADRARRFRYVFVLGLLNERMPGYFDQAEKEFRSLGVPSESIHRIAPSSDATFSENLDAIRDEFLRIADLGPEPLVVVGHSRGACDALAFALLEPGFVSERVSALFLVQGPFGGSGAADYLVGSGRPIDERMPVPARAIARLIRDIESRRLDRGQHGGIVDLTRDAARTFWEEMLEAQAEAIPIVGPRTFYIESSVSPTKHPPFRRPVAKYLETYYGPNDGLVAAGDQFLPELGLRLGMLDVSHTDLTHRFPAARPRPRLRGAFARSIIMAVGGQAGPEPDPTPISPDVPDDDGSIRAARR; this is encoded by the coding sequence ATGGGACCGGCCCCGACGTTCGTGCTCAAGGCTGCCTTGCTGATCGGCGGACTCCACTCGCCGCCGGACATCGGTCCGATGAACTTCCAGGGTTGGTTCGAGGAGGCAAGCCGGGGGCGTCTGGAGATCCCGGAACCGGTCGCCGATCGTGCCCGCCGGTTCCGCTACGTCTTCGTCCTCGGGCTGCTGAACGAACGCATGCCCGGCTACTTCGACCAGGCGGAGAAGGAGTTCCGATCCCTCGGCGTCCCGTCCGAGTCGATCCACCGGATCGCCCCCAGCTCTGATGCGACGTTCTCGGAGAACCTCGACGCGATCCGGGACGAGTTCCTCCGGATCGCCGACCTGGGCCCGGAGCCCCTCGTCGTGGTGGGCCACAGCCGGGGGGCCTGCGACGCACTCGCCTTCGCCCTGCTCGAACCGGGCTTCGTGAGCGAGCGCGTCTCGGCGCTCTTCCTCGTGCAAGGGCCCTTCGGCGGCAGCGGGGCGGCAGACTACCTCGTCGGCTCGGGCCGTCCGATCGACGAGCGGATGCCGGTCCCGGCCCGGGCCATCGCCAGGCTGATCCGGGACATCGAGTCCAGACGCCTCGATCGCGGCCAGCACGGCGGGATCGTCGACCTCACCCGAGACGCCGCCCGGACGTTCTGGGAGGAGATGCTCGAGGCCCAGGCCGAGGCGATCCCGATCGTCGGCCCGCGCACCTTCTACATCGAGTCGAGCGTCTCGCCGACGAAACATCCCCCGTTCCGCCGCCCGGTCGCCAAATATCTGGAGACCTACTACGGCCCCAACGACGGGCTCGTCGCCGCGGGCGACCAGTTCCTCCCCGAGCTCGGGCTCCGACTCGGGATGCTGGACGTCAGCCACACCGACCTGACGCACCGATTCCCGGCTGCCCGCCCCCGCCCGAGGCTCCGAGGGGCGTTCGCACGGTCGATCATCATGGCCGTCGGCGGCCAGGCGGGACCGGAACCGGACCCGACCCCGATCAGCCCGGACGTCCCAGATGATGACGGATCAATTCGGGCAGCTCGGCGGTGA
- a CDS encoding response regulator transcription factor: protein MTTESDPAPVPGGPDAVLLCSDLIFTSKITGTARELGHRVLVAGTEVLARSMLEQWRPRVVFVDLSAGGLVRPEALIAYRGIVPGSTFIAFGSHVDTRALDSARDAGCDPVLPRSKFTAELPELIRHHLGRPG from the coding sequence ATGACGACCGAATCCGATCCCGCTCCCGTGCCCGGCGGCCCGGACGCGGTCCTCCTGTGCTCCGACCTGATCTTCACGAGCAAGATCACCGGGACCGCCCGGGAATTGGGGCATCGGGTCCTGGTGGCGGGGACCGAGGTCCTGGCGCGGTCGATGCTGGAGCAATGGCGGCCCCGGGTGGTCTTCGTCGACCTCTCGGCGGGCGGCCTGGTCCGACCCGAGGCGTTGATCGCCTATCGGGGGATCGTTCCCGGGTCGACGTTCATCGCCTTCGGCTCCCACGTCGACACCCGGGCCCTCGACTCGGCCCGGGACGCCGGCTGCGACCCGGTCCTCCCCCGGAGCAAGTTCACCGCCGAGCTGCCCGAATTGATCCGTCATCATCTGGGACGTCCGGGCTGA
- a CDS encoding P-II family nitrogen regulator has product MKLIIAIIQPTKLEAVKLALSKVEVYRLTVMDVQGFGRQKGFTEVYRGHEFTVNLLRKIELQIAVNEDFVEPTINALIDAARTGEEGAIGDGKIFVIPLEDCIRIRTGERGPEAI; this is encoded by the coding sequence ATGAAACTGATCATCGCGATCATCCAGCCGACCAAGCTGGAAGCCGTCAAGCTTGCGCTGTCGAAGGTCGAGGTCTATCGCCTCACGGTCATGGACGTCCAGGGATTCGGGAGGCAGAAGGGGTTCACGGAGGTCTACCGGGGCCACGAGTTCACGGTGAACCTGCTGCGGAAGATCGAGCTGCAGATCGCCGTGAACGAGGACTTCGTCGAGCCGACGATCAATGCGCTGATCGACGCGGCCCGGACCGGGGAGGAGGGTGCGATCGGCGACGGGAAGATCTTCGTGATTCCCCTGGAAGACTGCATCCGGATCCGCACCGGCGAGCGCGGCCCCGAGGCGATCTGA
- a CDS encoding U32 family peptidase: MATIDTQSDPRSSPRHRPELLAPAGDRACLVAAIENGADAVYFGLRGHNARARAANFGLEELPEVMALLHQRGVRGYVTLNTLAFPGELEGLEGIVRRVTAAGVDAAIVQDIGLARLIRAVTPDLEIHASTQMSITSASGVRMAEDLGCSRVILARELSVREIARIREQASLPVEVFVHGALCVAYSGQCLTSEALGGRSANRGECAQACRMEYEVIQDGERVDLGDISYLLSPQDLAAFDLVPKLVELGVSSLKIEGRLKSPDYVATITRNYRKAIDAAAEARPDPIGDRDIYEMEMTFSRGFSHGFLDGNNHKVLVRGDYAKKRGVLVGEVASVVGNRVLVELSSPVKPGDGVVFDADPGRGAPEQGGRVYEVDRPAKGTGRPDRPGWAEDFIDGPASIGFGRRDLDLDRIVPGQRLWKTDDPELSRSLKRSHEGGPRRTVRLDLRVRAVAGEPLAIEASTATGIHARVDSGRPLEVARTRPADAVAIRGQLDRMGGTNYRLGDLEATIDGSPMVPLGLLNELRRALVARLDEIASLAPVRAIAEAPVLPGLREAIRSRAEAEGPPGQSEPAWSALCRTVEQVEAARGSGIGTIYLDFQDIKRYGEAVSIARRGPGDPAVFIASTRIEKPGEENLFRYLSKQGADGLLVRNAGGIAFCSSQRIPFVADFSLNAANDLSVEWLKASGATRVTASYDLSADQLFDLLRASPPSWLEVVVHQQIPMFHMEHCVFCAFLSPGTDKTNCGRPCDRHEVKLRDRVGMEHPLTADVGCRNTLYNAVPQTAAEFLPALVRKGLRHLRLEFLDDSPESVARIIGLYTDALSGRRDARTLWKRLKATNHYGVTRGQLAVL, encoded by the coding sequence GTGGCCACCATCGATACCCAGAGCGATCCCCGATCCTCCCCGCGGCACCGTCCCGAGCTGCTCGCGCCGGCGGGAGACCGCGCGTGCCTCGTCGCCGCGATCGAGAACGGCGCGGATGCCGTCTATTTCGGCCTCCGGGGCCATAACGCGAGGGCGAGGGCGGCGAATTTCGGCCTGGAGGAGCTGCCCGAGGTGATGGCCCTCCTGCACCAGAGGGGAGTCCGGGGCTACGTCACCCTGAATACGTTGGCGTTCCCCGGGGAGCTGGAAGGGTTGGAGGGGATCGTCCGGAGGGTGACGGCGGCGGGGGTCGACGCGGCAATCGTACAGGACATCGGCCTGGCGAGGCTGATCCGGGCGGTCACGCCGGATCTGGAGATCCACGCCTCGACGCAAATGTCGATCACGAGCGCCTCGGGCGTCAGGATGGCCGAAGACCTGGGCTGCTCCCGGGTGATCCTGGCCCGGGAGTTGTCGGTCCGGGAGATCGCCCGGATCCGTGAGCAGGCGAGCCTGCCGGTGGAGGTCTTCGTCCACGGGGCGCTCTGCGTCGCCTACTCGGGCCAGTGCCTGACGAGCGAGGCGCTCGGCGGTCGATCCGCCAACCGGGGGGAGTGCGCGCAGGCGTGCCGGATGGAGTACGAGGTAATCCAGGACGGCGAGCGGGTCGACCTGGGAGACATCTCCTACCTGCTCAGCCCGCAGGATCTCGCCGCCTTCGACCTCGTGCCGAAGCTGGTGGAGCTGGGCGTCTCCAGCCTGAAGATCGAAGGGAGGCTCAAGTCCCCGGACTACGTCGCCACGATCACCCGGAATTACCGCAAGGCGATCGACGCTGCGGCCGAGGCTCGGCCCGACCCGATCGGCGACCGGGACATCTACGAGATGGAGATGACCTTCTCCCGGGGATTCAGCCACGGGTTCCTGGACGGGAATAACCACAAGGTGCTCGTCCGGGGCGACTACGCCAAGAAGCGAGGGGTCCTCGTCGGCGAGGTGGCGAGCGTGGTCGGCAACCGGGTCCTGGTCGAACTCTCCTCACCGGTGAAGCCGGGCGACGGTGTCGTGTTCGATGCGGACCCGGGCCGAGGGGCGCCGGAGCAGGGGGGACGCGTCTACGAGGTCGACCGGCCGGCGAAGGGGACGGGGCGTCCCGATCGTCCGGGATGGGCCGAGGACTTCATCGATGGACCGGCGTCGATCGGCTTCGGCCGCCGAGACCTGGATCTCGATCGGATTGTCCCCGGGCAACGGCTCTGGAAGACGGACGATCCAGAGCTGTCCAGGTCGCTGAAGCGATCGCACGAGGGGGGACCGAGGCGGACGGTGCGACTGGACCTCCGCGTCCGCGCGGTCGCCGGTGAGCCACTGGCGATCGAAGCGAGCACTGCAACCGGGATTCACGCCCGGGTCGACTCGGGGCGGCCCCTCGAGGTCGCCCGGACGAGGCCGGCCGACGCAGTCGCGATTCGAGGCCAGCTCGACCGGATGGGTGGGACGAACTATCGGCTCGGGGACCTGGAGGCGACGATCGACGGGAGCCCGATGGTGCCCCTGGGCCTCCTGAATGAGCTGCGCAGGGCGCTCGTGGCCCGACTGGACGAGATCGCATCCCTGGCCCCCGTGCGGGCGATCGCCGAGGCTCCCGTCCTGCCGGGTCTGCGGGAGGCCATCCGTTCTCGGGCCGAGGCGGAGGGCCCCCCCGGGCAGTCCGAGCCGGCGTGGTCGGCGCTTTGCCGGACGGTCGAGCAGGTCGAAGCGGCCCGCGGGTCCGGGATCGGGACAATCTACCTGGATTTCCAGGATATCAAGCGGTACGGCGAAGCGGTCTCGATCGCCCGTCGAGGGCCCGGGGATCCGGCCGTCTTCATCGCCTCGACCCGGATCGAGAAGCCGGGCGAGGAGAACCTGTTCCGCTACCTCTCGAAGCAGGGGGCCGACGGCCTGCTGGTGCGAAACGCGGGGGGGATCGCGTTCTGCTCGAGCCAGCGGATCCCGTTCGTGGCGGACTTCTCCCTGAATGCGGCGAACGACCTGAGCGTCGAGTGGCTCAAGGCGAGCGGGGCGACCCGGGTCACCGCCTCGTATGACCTGAGCGCCGACCAGCTCTTCGACCTGCTCCGGGCCTCGCCCCCGAGCTGGCTGGAGGTGGTGGTCCATCAGCAGATTCCCATGTTCCACATGGAGCACTGCGTCTTCTGCGCCTTCCTCTCGCCCGGCACCGATAAGACCAACTGCGGGCGCCCCTGCGACCGCCACGAGGTGAAGCTCCGCGACCGGGTCGGCATGGAGCACCCGCTGACCGCCGACGTGGGGTGTCGGAACACGCTCTACAACGCCGTCCCCCAGACGGCCGCGGAATTCCTGCCGGCCCTCGTCCGCAAGGGGCTCCGGCACCTCCGGCTGGAGTTCCTGGACGACTCCCCCGAGTCGGTGGCCCGAATCATCGGGCTGTATACCGATGCCCTCTCCGGCCGGCGGGACGCCCGGACCCTCTGGAAGCGGCTGAAGGCCACGAACCACTACGGCGTGACGCGGGGGCAACTCGCCGTCCTCTGA
- a CDS encoding PSD1 and planctomycete cytochrome C domain-containing protein, which translates to MRPAPVRVPRPAATGILLAILAPIGLARGQDAPGSSGPLPPPADRSVDFLVDIKPILDARCVSCHGAERQKSGLRLDQKAGAMAGGDLGPAIEPGAGADSLLIHRVAGFEGESIMPPTGAPLSPQEVGLLRGWIDQGATWSEAGAGGGSRRPSDHWAFRPIEPDPPPDVRDEGWVRSPIDRYVLARLESAGISPSREADRATLIRRLSLDLTGLPPSPEEVDAFEADDSPASYEAFVDRLLASPHFGERWGRHWLDLARYADSDGYEKDRPRPEAYRFRDWVIAAINRDLPFDRFTIEQLAGDLLPDASPDRLTAAGFHRNTLTNTEGGVDAEEFRVAAVIDRVNTTGSVWLGLTVACAQCHTHKYDPITRREYYQLFAFFNSADEADRPIESGSSSVRDAGTEGDEPGPRIRTFVEQAGEDRRESRIHIRGDFLRPGEPVEPGTFEVLPPLPETGGRPDRLDLAEWVVDPENPLTGRVAANRVWHHLFGRALVTSMDDFGTRGESPSHPELLDWLASEYRRLGWSRKGLIRAIVRSSTYRQASAVRPELREVDPENVLLARQNRIRLEAEVIRDLALAVGGLLSTEVGGPSVFPPQPPGISELTYASSARWEESSGPDRHRRGLYTFFRRTSPYPMLTTFDAPDANVCAVKRSTSNTPLQALTLLNDAAFVEGARALGLRALREDPSLAALRAFRLALGREPTVEELEILDGLRASLLHALQADAGSVHALLGGEVPPHGIGRAEAAAIVATSRAILNLDEFITRE; encoded by the coding sequence ATGCGTCCGGCCCCCGTGCGTGTCCCGCGCCCCGCCGCGACCGGAATCCTCCTGGCGATCCTGGCCCCGATCGGGCTCGCTCGGGGCCAGGACGCCCCGGGATCGTCCGGGCCGCTCCCACCGCCCGCCGATCGATCGGTCGATTTCCTGGTCGACATCAAGCCGATCCTCGACGCCCGATGCGTCTCCTGCCACGGCGCAGAGCGGCAGAAGTCGGGGCTCAGGCTCGACCAGAAGGCCGGCGCGATGGCCGGGGGCGACCTCGGCCCGGCGATCGAGCCCGGGGCCGGGGCCGACTCGTTGCTGATCCACAGGGTCGCCGGATTCGAGGGCGAGTCGATCATGCCCCCGACCGGGGCCCCGCTCTCTCCCCAGGAAGTCGGCCTGCTCCGAGGCTGGATCGACCAGGGGGCGACATGGTCTGAGGCGGGGGCGGGAGGCGGATCGAGGCGTCCGAGCGACCACTGGGCCTTCCGGCCGATCGAACCGGATCCGCCCCCCGATGTTCGGGATGAGGGTTGGGTCCGCAGCCCGATCGACCGATACGTGCTCGCCCGGTTGGAGTCGGCGGGGATTTCCCCGTCTCGGGAGGCCGACCGGGCCACGCTCATCCGCCGCCTCTCGCTCGACCTGACCGGGCTGCCTCCCAGCCCCGAGGAGGTCGACGCCTTCGAGGCCGACGACTCCCCGGCATCCTACGAGGCGTTCGTCGACCGCCTCCTCGCCAGCCCCCACTTCGGGGAGCGCTGGGGCCGCCACTGGCTCGACCTCGCCCGCTACGCCGACAGCGACGGCTACGAGAAGGACCGGCCCAGGCCGGAGGCCTATCGCTTCCGGGATTGGGTCATTGCCGCGATCAACCGCGACCTCCCCTTCGACCGGTTCACGATCGAGCAGCTCGCCGGCGACCTCCTCCCCGACGCCTCGCCCGACCGGCTCACCGCCGCCGGCTTCCACAGGAACACCCTGACGAACACGGAGGGGGGTGTCGACGCGGAGGAGTTCCGCGTCGCCGCCGTGATCGACCGCGTGAACACCACCGGCTCCGTCTGGCTCGGCCTCACCGTCGCCTGCGCCCAGTGTCACACCCACAAATACGACCCCATCACCCGGCGCGAATATTACCAGCTGTTCGCCTTCTTCAATTCGGCCGACGAGGCCGACCGGCCGATCGAGTCGGGCTCGTCGAGCGTCCGGGATGCCGGGACGGAGGGCGACGAGCCCGGCCCCCGAATCCGGACCTTCGTCGAGCAAGCCGGGGAGGATCGCCGGGAGAGCCGGATCCACATCCGGGGCGACTTCCTCCGGCCCGGCGAGCCGGTCGAGCCCGGCACCTTCGAGGTTCTGCCCCCGCTGCCGGAAACGGGGGGGCGGCCGGATCGGCTGGACCTGGCCGAGTGGGTGGTCGACCCCGAGAACCCGTTGACGGGCCGGGTCGCCGCCAACCGCGTCTGGCACCACCTGTTCGGCCGGGCACTGGTCACCTCGATGGACGACTTCGGCACCCGGGGCGAGTCGCCGAGCCACCCCGAGCTGCTCGACTGGCTGGCCTCGGAATACCGCAGGCTGGGCTGGAGCCGCAAGGGGTTGATCCGGGCCATCGTCCGGTCGTCGACGTATCGCCAGGCCTCGGCGGTCCGCCCCGAACTGCGGGAAGTCGACCCGGAGAACGTCCTCCTCGCCCGGCAGAACCGGATCCGGCTCGAGGCGGAGGTGATCCGGGATCTGGCGCTCGCCGTCGGCGGCCTGCTCTCGACCGAGGTCGGCGGGCCCAGCGTCTTCCCGCCGCAGCCCCCCGGCATCTCCGAGCTGACCTATGCCAGCAGTGCCCGATGGGAGGAGAGCAGCGGCCCCGACCGCCACCGACGCGGCCTCTACACCTTCTTCCGTCGCACCAGCCCCTACCCGATGCTCACCACCTTCGACGCTCCCGACGCCAACGTCTGCGCGGTGAAGCGGTCCACCTCCAACACGCCGCTCCAGGCCCTGACGCTGCTCAACGACGCCGCCTTCGTCGAGGGCGCCCGGGCCCTCGGCCTCCGGGCCTTGCGGGAGGATCCCTCGCTGGCCGCCTTACGGGCCTTCAGGCTCGCCCTGGGGAGGGAGCCGACCGTCGAGGAACTGGAGATCCTCGACGGACTCCGTGCCTCGCTCCTCCACGCCCTTCAGGCCGACGCCGGATCCGTCCATGCCCTGCTCGGGGGCGAGGTCCCCCCGCACGGGATCGGCCGTGCCGAGGCCGCCGCGATCGTCGCCACCTCCCGGGCGATCCTCAACCTCGACGAGTTCATCACCCGGGAATGA